One genomic region from Zalophus californianus isolate mZalCal1 chromosome 2, mZalCal1.pri.v2, whole genome shotgun sequence encodes:
- the LOC113925503 gene encoding 60S ribosomal protein L32-like yields MRARYSHLKSSQSPLLPPSLLFLGAACGGGSHLLLSIMAALVKPKIIKKRTKKFILPRSNRYVKIKSNWWKPRGIDNRVHRRFKGKMLMPNTGYGSNKKTKHMLPSGFQKFLVQNIKELEVLLLFNKSYCAEIAHSVSSKNHKAIVERAAQLCIIVTNPNARLCSEENE; encoded by the coding sequence ATGAGAGCTAGATATAGTCATTTAAAAAGTAGCCAAAGCCCTCTCCTGccaccttcccttctcttcctcggCGCTGCCTGTGGAGGTGGCAGCCATCTATTACTGAGCATCATGGCTGCCCTGGTGAAGCCCAAGATCattaaaaagaggaccaagaagttCATCCTGCCCCGGTCAAACCGATATGTCAAAATTAAGAGCAACTGGTGGAAACCCAGAGGCATTGACAATAGGGTGCACAGAAGATTCAAGGGCAAGATGTTAATGCCCAACACTGGTTATgggagcaacaagaaaacaaagcacatgttgCCCAGTGGCTTCCAGAAGTTCCTAGTCCAGAACATCAAGGAGCTTGAAGTGCTGCTGCTGTTCAACAAATCTTACTGTGCCGAGATTGCCCACAGTGTCTCTTCTAAGAACCACAAAGCCATTGTGGAAAGAGCAGCCCAGTTGTGTATCATAGTCACCAATCCCAATGCCAGGCTGTgcagtgaagaaaatgaatag